One Amaranthus tricolor cultivar Red isolate AtriRed21 chromosome 1, ASM2621246v1, whole genome shotgun sequence DNA window includes the following coding sequences:
- the LOC130816169 gene encoding SKP1-like protein 12, which translates to MASSSSEKIITLMSSDGQTFDVESDIVESQSLMIKSLIKGHNFTNGVTPLKVHADILPHILDYCKKHAKQDPPINDEELKKWDEEFIKCNWSILFDLTMAANYLLMDSLIDLTCRTVADMIKGMSVEKIREDFQIKNDFTPEEEKQVRNENSWVFERF; encoded by the coding sequence ATGGCATCGTCTTCATCCGAGAAGATAATAACCCTAATGAGTTCGGATGGACAGACATTCGATGTGGAATCCGACATCGTCGAATCGCAAAGTCTGATGATCAAGAGCCTTATCAAGGGTCACAACTTCACCAATGGTGTTACTCCGCTTAAAGTTCATGCAGATATTCTGCCGCACATTCTCGATTACTGCAAAAAACACGCCAAACAGGATCCACCTATAAATGATGAAGAACTCAAGAAATGGGATGAAGAATTCATCAAATGTAATTGGAGTATCTTGTTTGATCTGACTATGGCTGCTAATTATCTTCTTATGGATTCTTTGATTGATTTGACTTGCCGAACAGTGGCCGACATGATTAAAGGTATGTCTGTGGAGAAAATCAGGGAAGATTTCCAAATCAAGAATGATTTTACACCTGAAGAAGAGAAACAAGTTCGAAATGAGAATTCATGGGTATTCGAGAGATTCTGA